The proteins below are encoded in one region of Molothrus ater isolate BHLD 08-10-18 breed brown headed cowbird chromosome Z unlocalized genomic scaffold, BPBGC_Mater_1.1 matZ_random_MA35, whole genome shotgun sequence:
- the NREP gene encoding neuronal regeneration-related protein, which produces MVYQPGSMIWMSQKIFPTSCGDGGFPKGNLPISKEVNRKKSEVEGLCLAPASGYGQHFTKINYLYSF; this is translated from the exons ATG GTTTATCAGCCAGGTTCAATGATTTGGATGAGCCAGAAGATCTTTCCAACCAGCTGTGGGGATGGGGGATTTCCAAAG GGAAATCTCCCCATCTCGAAGGAAGTGAATCGCAAGAAAAGTGAGGtggaggggctgtgcctggctccaGCAAGTGGCTATGGACAACATTTCACCAAAATCAATTACCTCTACtctttttaa